Sequence from the Macrobrachium rosenbergii isolate ZJJX-2024 chromosome 26, ASM4041242v1, whole genome shotgun sequence genome:
AGTTTGTATTCTTGTAGCAATGAATAGCCAGATTTTAAGATAATTTGGATTTTTGTGAGATATAAAATTCAGATGTGTATTCATTAGGACCATTAGTTGCATTCGGACAAGTTTTCTTCTCACCCATATATTGTTTACCAAACCAGTGGTGTAGACTTCTGGGCCTGTTACCATCAGCATCTCTCACGTTTACGGTAACTATTTACAGTTACTGAGTTACAAGACACTTCTTATCAACAAGTCCCATGCTTTGCACTCTTAATAATATCATCCCTATATGTACATTGCCAACTTCAGTTACCATCAGTCCAAATGCTCTCCTGGATATTCAGTAATTGCAGAACTCCCACTTAAATTACTATTTAACCATATATGAGTGATACGGCTATTATAAAACACTGAATTTTTACTGTACAAACTTAGTATCTTCATATAATCCTGTCACACAGAATGACCTTGAATCCTTATTTCTTAACCATACAAACAGCCAGGTAGATGATTACAGGTGCCTGTGGGTCCAGAGCTATTTTTGTTTCTAATGAGACAATTTGTTCAACTAATAATTGAGAAATGAATGTTGATTTCCCAGAGGATGCCTGTTTTATATTGAAATGAGCTGTAATACTGTGAAACATAAAATTATACTGAATTGGTGATTCTGTGTTTGTTAATGACAGTGCTATTCTGAGCATGTTTCActctgatttttaattttatttcagagtaCCCCAAACAAAGGAAAACTAACTAAGATTCAGTACTATACTTAGAACATTCTGTGAAAATGGAAGCAGAGAAATCATTATCAATACCATTAatcaaacaagaaaaggaaaacttgGAGGACGATCTTACCGAAATCACGGTTGATGGCTCAGTATTTGTAGATCCTTCCCAAGAAGTCAAGACAGAACCAGAATATATTGATCATAGTGAATCTGACGTAAACTGGTCATCCCAATCTATAAAGAGTGAGGAAGACTCTCTGTGCTGTGatggagaaaaaggaaagaagattaCTGCTGAAGAAACTAAGCAGTTGCCTGGAGCAGAAGATTCTCTCATACCATTCATATCTTGTGGAAAATTGAGTGAGGAATTGTCTCATGAGACTTACACAAATACTTTTGAATATTTGGAAGTATTTTCAAAGAAAAGCAACACGCCAGGGAAGCCAATAACTTGTGCGGAATGTCAAGGTACCTTTTCTCAAATGAGTCATCTCAGAATGCACATGAGAATTCACACTGGAGAGAGACCATATACTTGCACTGAATGCCAGAGTACTTTTATTCACTCGAGTCATCTCAAAAcccacatgagaactcatacaggagagaaaccattcacttgctctgtatgtcaaagaagtttttctctctcaagtcatctcaaaagacacatgagaactcatacgggagagaaaccattcatgtGCACAGAGTGTCCAAGTACATTTTCACGTTCAAGTCATCTCAAAACTCAcctgagaactcatacaggagagaagccattcacttGCTCAGTGTGCCAAAAAAGCTTTACCCTCTCAAGACATCTGAGAGtccacatgagaactcatacaggggagaaaccatatacttgttCTTTTTGTCCAAGTAGTTTCTCGAATAATGAAAGTCTCAAAATACACATCAGAAATCATACCGGAGAGAGGCCATTCTCTTGTTCTGAATGTCCAAAAAGTTATACAAGTTCAAATAGTTTGAGGTTACACATGAAAATTCATACTGGAGTGAGACCGTTCACTTGCAATGAATGCCAAAAAACGTTTTATCAATCCTCAGCTCTCAAAGTACACATGAGAAcccatactggagagaaaccGTTCACTTGTACTGAATGTCTAAGGAATTTTTTTGACTCAAGTTGTCTCAAAAGACACATGAAAACTCATACTAGATAGAATCATTTGTATACACAGGGtgccaaagtatttttttttataatagcttCCTCAAAATGCACATGCAAAGTTGTTTAAGAAAAAATCCTTTCTTAACACTGTGTCAAAAGTTTTCTGTTGCAAGTAGCTTCAAAATGCACATGAAAACTCATGGAGGAAAGATGCTGTTCTCTTACActgtatgttatatttttttaatcttgtctAATCTCAAAAAGTAGGTTATTTGTTCTGAATGACAATATAGTTTTTCAAGTTCAGATGCACAAGAAGTATTCAACAGAGATGATATTCAGTTGCAcagattaagagtaaattttaTTTGCAACCAGAATTAACTTAACCTGAAATGGGAATAGATACTGTCGACTTACCTACAGTATTGAACCAAGATGCCGTCAAAGCTGGAACTTGTAGCAAAATTCATCTTGCTAGACAAGCTTAGCTtagcagttaaaaaataaattttggcaaGGTTTATGATAGAAGCTTATGTTCCGTTGAGAATTACCGTCAACATTGATCCAGACAGAAGTGACTTGAAGAGGCCAACAAAGATTTAGTCAGTGGGGAGGTTGATTTTGCCTGTATACACTACACAGTTCACAGAATCTGAAATGCCAAAACACTGGAGTTCAACCCAACCAGAAGTAAGTCTTTGTCCAGTACAgtatgccttcttttgaattctattaattttatgttttttgtgttccaaGGTGAGTGGTTTGAAGTAAGATTTAGTATTTGCTGGTGACAGGTTTTGTAATCTTGGTGGTAATTGGTAGAACTACCGGTATATTTTATGTGGAGTATTGGCAGTGACAACCcaacaaaaactcatttaactAAAGGCCATGAAATGCAGGTCATTTGTAATATATCAGCTAATATCTGTTTCCAGTTGACTGATGAGATATAAAAAATTTGCATATGAAGCTGTGTTCAGAATTGCAAGACCAGTAAAAGACAGCTTTAAATGTACAGCACTGTTGACCATATCAGTAGGATTTTATTGTAGGGGTATGGGTGTGCACTTGCAGTAAAGCTGCTAGGGTTTGACCAGAGGACATATGGCTGCTAGATTTGACTAGATGACATATCTCTAGCAGCCATTCTAGATGAATAGGTCCATATCCTTAGCTGTGGCAATAtgataatggaaagaaatatatgtgAGGTTAATTTTCATACATTAGTCAGTATGCATAGTCAAATTTCTTTCTACATATCCTGTGAATGGTCTTAATTCAGAATGAATTGTTTGAGAGCTTTTGAAGGAGTTTCAGACCCCAATCATGACCTGGACTTCAAAATATTCCAAGTAATTGAATTTCAGTTTAATGATTCATGATCCTATGTTTTGATGAGTTTTTCAGAATTTGGGTGCTGgtaatatttgttttgtctgcTTCTGTTTGGAGTGCAGGCAGTAAGGACCCAGGACAttaaagaaaggagagacctcaTTTCACATCTAACCCACTGAAGGGAAAGGTTGATGCAAGatgtttattatgataatttctgCTTCAGATAtgagtactgtatttacaatgtTCTCCTGAGTCcctattcattttgtttatagtGTGCAATATATTATAACTACGTATATGATGTAACTATATGCAAATGGATAAAAGTTTTCAGAGTCATTAAatacataaaggaaaacaaattagaGATTACCCAGTTCATATCAGCTTGAGTTAAGTGGATGTTTGTAGTCatattcctttataaaaattCTTAGAAAAGTATAAAGGAGAACAAACTTGACATGTGAAGTATTACGCAGAACAGACTTGAAATGCTCCCAGAACATAGCACTAATGAACACTTAGCAATATGTTTGctctagatttttattttctttcatgtgaAACATTCCTGTGTGAGGCTTTTCAAGAATTTCTAAGGTGCTAATTATATTTCCTCACTTGTTAATAAGAAAACTATGAATACTTGAAAATCACATCATTCTTTACAATCGAGCTGAAAACTATTCGTTGAAATAGACCCATATTTTGCCAGTTATGAATTGTTGTGTgacttatgaaaatgaaaattaaatttttagtatttattataattacatacagaACACTACAGTACTAGGTTAAGAAAATCCCTGGTGCATGCTATAGGTATGCTGTCCCCTTGCACTCTTCATCTGATTTCCAATTGAAATTTGGTAGTATTTTCACCAGGGGCCAAGAATTCATCTGCCAAAACCAATCAAGAAATGAGTAATTTAAGAAAGAAACAGCTGGATGAGGCTCATtagactagggattaagctgagaagtcATTGTATGGCATAattcttattaaattttttactcaGCATCATGTATATGACCTGTACGTGAGTTTTAAACTTAAATACACTATTGATTAGCATGTGTACTGGACGTTGATTGTATTTGTAATTAAACACTGTTGAAAACTACCGTAGGTGCcagaatattttattcttttttaatatgattttgttGTAATAACCTATAAAGAACATAATAAAGCCCTGATAAATCCTAATGGTTTGTCTTagcccaaataatgtcatttgCACACATTGGACTGACTAAAGTATTGTATTATTCTCCCAGAGCTAACCAGTTAGAGATTTTGAGATGAGACttgttgtatgtacagtatatcataacAGTCAGTCTCAGTTTATTGGATCAGTTTTGGGATAAAAATCAGCTTTGATCAGCAGAAAAGTATTTTGGGGTCTTGAAGAGTAAGAGAAAGCCCCAAGTGGTTGTCAACCAAGTAGGGAAGCGCATAGCGTAGTTTAAAAATATGTAccaccatttatttattaacgtGAAATGATATACAGTAGAGACGAGAAGTGCACTGAAGATCTCATAAGCATAAAGGGTCTCTCTCCAGTGAGATCTGTTCAGCAGATCGTGTATTTCCTTGACCACCTCCCTCTAGCTAGACAAATTCCTCTGCCCTTGTGGTGAAAGCCGTCACTGCCATGTGCCTTTGGAACCAGTAACATTTTATTGACTCCAGTGGTGAGTGATGGTTTAGGTTAGGGTGGTGTGATGGTAGACATTCCTAGTTGCTCTCCAGTTGATGAAAGCAAAAGCACTggtaattatacataaatacatgcacagaTCATGGCAAAATGTTACCTTACCATCAATACTCTATAGGACATCTGGTAAACGTAAGAGGAATAATACATCAAAACTGTGTCCTAGCAATATAGAACAAGAAGTATTAAACATAAGAAATGGCAAAAGTCAGGGTTTGATGTGTCTACTATATTCTTCCTTTTGGTAATGTACTTAATCATAGAAAAAATAGGAGACAAGGGTGGAATGTAGAAACTAAGATTCAAAGAATTGTGGCATTGATATGAGCAGATGATGGAATGATCCTAGGTCATTCTTTGGGGAAAGTAGTAGAAGCcatgaaagttatataaaaatgcttCGTGAGTGGGCTGTGAATATAAGTATGAAATTAACATAGAGCATTCCAAAACAGGTGGTGAACATACCCAACTCAGTCACAAATAAAAGCTGTAATGGTGTTCATAGGAGAGCTGTAttcgaagaaaaagaaataaatgccaaaaatagAGTTTGTTGGGCAATACTGAAGACATAATGGAGAGTAAATTTCTATCTGAATCATGCTTTTGCCTGTACAGTAACAGGAATAGTCTGCTCTATAAGATAGCCTTGAACAAAAGAAGACACATTGGATTGGAGTATGCAGATTAAAGACTATATGCAAGGTTTAGACGTGAATTTAAACAAAGTtagcaaattaaatgaaaacagttaaaagattataaaaaaagaagggaCACCTAAAATAAGAacgagataaaaatattaatgtgtCAACACTAGTATTAATATACCAAATTACGTTGCTGATTGGCAGAGCTACACTTCACACACGAGAGCTAAATAACAATAAGAGATGAAAGGGGGAAAACTAAATGCTTATATTGTGAAGAAATTCACATTATAaacatttagtttatatttagtCCAGCCTCTCTTAGTTAGTACTTCTCAGTACAATTGTGGGGTTGTCTTCCCGTGTCATCTTTAGATCCTCGTACATAaacttgttgattttttttttaaactctcctgctgtccagccactctaactccctcctttcactgtcttaaacaTTGAAAGGCTTCATATCCCAAAATCATTCATACTGTGAATAGGTAAATGAAAATCTGGGACATTCTTGTACTTTGTTTTCCAATATGGGAACAGATTTATTTTCTCGTAGTACAGTAGTCATATCAGGAAGAATAGGAAAAAAACGATGAATTAGTAGCCACTatcttaatttttacagatttgtTTAGAGAAGAAACAGAGAATTGGAAGGAATTTATCCCAACACTGAAAAAAACCAACGCAATCAAAAGCAAAGCAGAGCGAAAAGGTGAGCTTTTCCAAAGACTAGATCCTTGTATTACTACTACAGTCATTCTACGCTACGAAGACCGACTCTTGGGAGACTGGATCATACATAGAACTTGAATTTTAATTAATCATCAGCGGAATAATTTACGAAGGTAAGAACTAAGAATGCATTGAAGAAAAATTTGCATGGGTTGATCTTGCTAAATTaggtagaactaagcaatagctcGGCATGGGGTACtactttggaaattgaattttcctCTAGTATTTTAGTTGTTTATCAAgaatttgctgttattttttgtcggttgactgtaattaaacagtaattaacctcagaatctgtatgctggccatcctgaaCGCTATCGTGCTTGTACATTGTTTATAGGGGAcactagtggatccagaaaaatttcatggggcctGACAccaaattttttatacatatatattgtgtgtgcatatatatatatatatatatatatatatatgtaattattttttctcaaaattttatttccataatatttttttcccatttttatatttctcatttatatctaaatattcagtatgataattttgtcattattttcatgggGAAAGCCCAGGTCCAGATCTGGTAGTGATAGGAACCTTTTGTTAAAAAGTGGAGTTGCTTCACTGAGAGGTCtgggttatttttcgttagactccagccacctccccgcttcataatttatattttcttgggtaaatcacatcaaaacaaaaatttcttctcaatacataccCTTCAAgaaatgcctaatagcagagaaaataaggacttgtaaggtaagacaataccagccccctccataactaataggcaaaattgtaaccagtaaacacctagTTTAagggttggtatttttaggttcttttagatttctggccatttttgcatgaaaatacaaaatggttttccatgcaaaaatggctagctggcacctttggaaatggctggctggagtcttccggtAAAATTACTGAGGTCTGGTTGTGGCATCGCTATGGGGTTTCCAGGGGGCGCCTGGGaccccccagtcagatgcttgccCCCctagttgaaattccctttgcagctaaactttaacccttattACATTGTTtgttacatttgcatatagtaagagttgaaaattaattgaaaattgtgccctataattttataaatacaggtttactaattactaacacTATTATATTATTGTCCTTGATTCACATGGATACataggggagagcggtgatggttcggacatttttttttaattgctctctagaagtcagagtttaaggagcagtgatatcctggcatgtcaatgtgtagcctcatcatcctacatttacCGGTAAATGTAGCAAATCGtatacttgaagctatttatcttcaagtacaagtttaaaatgtccgaatcatccctacccatggtgatgatgagcatgggatgattcggacaattattataattgacatttaccttcaagtcagaaacagaaatacatacaagtgttttattgaaataatataatcaccttaaaagattattctctccttagtgaatggcagacagaaaattgtttgctgagaataaatgttTGTAGTAGTCTTAAATATtgaaaccttcaaaacaaaaactaaacttgaaatatccttgccaccaaattcttaaatgaccaaaatttacttgaaattattctctatgagtaaaaaccaaacataaattcaaatacttgaaatttgttgtgcctaAATATTAAAGTTGGCTCAACGTATtgtatcctgcaaaagaaaaacaaaatttgaaataaccCTGCTTTCTTTTCATACTCTGCTGAACTGGGGGGGCAGTTACTGCCTCTCTTACCAATAGTTGCTTcatcctcaatttctggaaatttaaaactattagaaatttctgtgattatcttaaataagaaacctgaaattcatcacCCTCGTCTACATTGCTGATTCATttgcctacataatagactttgcTACCTTTTACTGATCTGAACAAGGTCTgggactttatcaataaaaaccACTTCTTTGTCTTCTGTCTCTCCTGAGATgtcagaagaattattgttaagatcGGCTGTCAAGATGATGAAGGTCTTCATCACTTGTCTGGGCCTCTGTAtctaactttttgtattttcttgctttttaatgttcttggGGGTATTTCATGCAGTGGTTGTGCTTTTAGGTGGTGTAGTTGGCTTTGGCCTATCAGTCACAAAAGCCCTGGCAAAGTGACTAAAAACATCAGTGTAATATAGGTGaatgccaatggaatggaatccagatttgatattattttaatttgtaatttggggGTTCATATAGTTTAAAGAGTATACGGTAAAAATGAGGGgctaataaatgcaaaatataacttaatgttagtgagaatcttttgtttctttgttggaattcataattaAAAGAGGAGGGATGATTACACGTTGTCATCCCAACCCTAACAAATCATAACCATTTGATTGTCAACTTCAAACCCTTGCAGATTACAGGCGGGTAATAGCTACAACATCTTCGATAAAGTGCAAATTCACA
This genomic interval carries:
- the LOC136852980 gene encoding gastrula zinc finger protein XlCGF57.1-like, with the translated sequence MEAEKSLSIPLIKQEKENLEDDLTEITVDGSVFVDPSQEVKTEPEYIDHSESDVNWSSQSIKSEEDSLCCDGEKGKKITAEETKQLPGAEDSLIPFISCGKLSEELSHETYTNTFEYLEVFSKKSNTPGKPITCAECQGTFSQMSHLRMHMRIHTGERPYTCTECQSTFIHSSHLKTHMRTHTGEKPFTCSVCQRSFSLSSHLKRHMRTHTGEKPFMCTECPSTFSRSSHLKTHLRTHTGEKPFTCSVCQKSFTLSRHLRVHMRTHTGEKPYTCSFCPSSFSNNESLKIHIRNHTGERPFSCSECPKSYTSSNSLRLHMKIHTGVRPFTCNECQKTFYQSSALKVHMRTHTGEKPFTCTECLRNFFDSSCLKRHMKTHTR